From a region of the Zingiber officinale cultivar Zhangliang chromosome 10B, Zo_v1.1, whole genome shotgun sequence genome:
- the LOC122028989 gene encoding protein LIM1-like gives MAHPRAPFFVCAIAIVAALLLSAASPGRAQFCGADLGDLLADCMKYVRIPGPKVNPSAACCAEIKKLDLPCLCDNLPPGIEKRISLEKAVFVARKCGKTVRKGNKCGDFTVPLM, from the exons ATGGCGCACCCCAGGGCTCCCTTCTTCGTCTGTGCGATAGCCATCGTCGCCGCTTTACTACTCTCGGCCGCCTCGCCTGGGAGAGCCCAGTTCTGCGGAGCAGACCTCGGCGACCTCCTCGCCGACTGCATGAAGTACGTTAGGATCCCGGGCCCCAAGGTGAACCCCTCCGCAGCGTGCTGCGCCGAAATCAAGAAGCTCGACTTGCCGTGCCTGTGCGATAATCTCCCGCCGGGTATCGAAAAGAGGATCAGCTTGGAGAAGGCGGTCTTCGTCGCCAGGAAGTGCGGGAAGACGGTGCGCAAAGGAAACAAGTGCGGAG ACTTCACGGTTCCATTGATGTGA